In the genome of Balneolaceae bacterium, the window AAAAAGAAGACAAGCAGTACAGTTATGAATTTTGTAAATGACTTCATCATAGTGTTAGAGATTATAAAATGTTGTGTTTTTAGTTATTACCGGCTTCTTCCGTTCCTGTCAAACTCTGCAAGTTTTTGCTTTAACCGATCAACAATATCCGGGCGCTCATTCCAAAGATTATTGGTTTCTTCCAAATCATCCTCCAAATTGTAAAGCTGGCCATCCGGTCCTCCGGCTTCCGGTTCCACAGAAACAGGATCCGTGAAACCACCAGAGCCAAGTGCTTCAATGAGTTTCCACTGGCCGTCCTGAATCGTTCGCACTCCACGGCTTGATATACTGACTACCGGGGGCCGGATCGCTTCATCTTCAGACTGTTCCCCTGCAAGGATTGGATACAGACTGAAACTATCTTCACCGGCATTCTCCGGTAGTTCCGTGTTTAGGATATCAGCAAATGTAGCCATGACATCGGTAA includes:
- a CDS encoding sulfatase-like hydrolase/transferase, which codes for MIDSNQPLFLYVAFPAPHTPWLPTEDFEGISGAGMYGDFMAMVDSKVGDILSTLERENMADETMVIFASDNGPVWYDKDKEHFGHDSQGGLRGMKGDVHEAGHRVPFIVRWPGVTEAGTSTDQTISFTDVMATFADILNTELPENAGEDSFSLYPILAGEQSEDEAIRPPVVSISSRGVRTIQDGQWKLIEALGSGGFTDPVSVEPEAGGPDGQLYNLEDDLEETNNLWNERPDIVDRLKQKLAEFDRNGRSR